A region of Carettochelys insculpta isolate YL-2023 chromosome 9, ASM3395843v1, whole genome shotgun sequence DNA encodes the following proteins:
- the CACYBP gene encoding calcyclin-binding protein isoform X2: MAEKHKLEMEIKNQPPPKLKDESMEEEKPPTGGYTVKINSYGWDQSDKFVKIYITLNGVQQLPAENVQVRFTERSFDLLVKNLNGKNYSMTFNNLLKPISVEGSSKKIKTDMILVLCKKKQEQKWDCLTQVEKESKEKEKASYDTSDPGEGLMNLLKKMYAEGDDEMKRTINKAWVESREKQGKGDIPLDI, from the exons ATGGCAGAAAAACACAAGCTAGAGATGGAAATCAAGAATCAGCCACCGCCCAAGCTAAAGGACGAgagtatggaggaagagaaacCACCAACTGGGGGATACACCGTGAAAATCAACAGTTATG GTTGGGATCAGTCAGATAAGTTTGTGAAGATTTATATCACTTTGAATGGAGTGCAGCAGCTTCCAGCTGAGAATGTGCAGGTCCGTTTTACAGAGAG GTCATTTGATCTGCTAGTGAAGAATCTGAATGGGAAGAATTACTCTATGACATTCAATAACCTTCTGAAACCCATCTCTGTGGAAGGCAGCTCAAAGAAG ATCAAGACGGACATGATCCTTGTGTTATGTAAGAAGAAACAGGAGCAAAAATGGGATTGTCTGACTCAGGTGGAGAAAGAGAGCAAGGAGAAAGA GAAGGCTTCGTATGACACCTCAGACCCTGGTGAGGGGCTGATGAACCTTCTGAAAAAGATGTATGCAGAGGGAGATGATGAGATGAAAAGAACCATTAATAAGGCCTGGGTTGAAAGCAGAGAGAAACAAGGCAAAGGGGACATACCATTAGATATCTGA
- the CACYBP gene encoding calcyclin-binding protein isoform X1: MASAREELEKDLEEVKELLKKATRKRTNDVLMAEKHKLEMEIKNQPPPKLKDESMEEEKPPTGGYTVKINSYGWDQSDKFVKIYITLNGVQQLPAENVQVRFTERSFDLLVKNLNGKNYSMTFNNLLKPISVEGSSKKIKTDMILVLCKKKQEQKWDCLTQVEKESKEKEKASYDTSDPGEGLMNLLKKMYAEGDDEMKRTINKAWVESREKQGKGDIPLDI; the protein is encoded by the exons ATGGCGTCGGCGCGGGAGGAG CTGGAAAAAGACTTGGAAGAGGTGAAAGAGCTCCTGAAAAAAGCCACAAGGAAAAGAACTAATGATGTCTTGATGGCAGAAAAACACAAGCTAGAGATGGAAATCAAGAATCAGCCACCGCCCAAGCTAAAGGACGAgagtatggaggaagagaaacCACCAACTGGGGGATACACCGTGAAAATCAACAGTTATG GTTGGGATCAGTCAGATAAGTTTGTGAAGATTTATATCACTTTGAATGGAGTGCAGCAGCTTCCAGCTGAGAATGTGCAGGTCCGTTTTACAGAGAG GTCATTTGATCTGCTAGTGAAGAATCTGAATGGGAAGAATTACTCTATGACATTCAATAACCTTCTGAAACCCATCTCTGTGGAAGGCAGCTCAAAGAAG ATCAAGACGGACATGATCCTTGTGTTATGTAAGAAGAAACAGGAGCAAAAATGGGATTGTCTGACTCAGGTGGAGAAAGAGAGCAAGGAGAAAGA GAAGGCTTCGTATGACACCTCAGACCCTGGTGAGGGGCTGATGAACCTTCTGAAAAAGATGTATGCAGAGGGAGATGATGAGATGAAAAGAACCATTAATAAGGCCTGGGTTGAAAGCAGAGAGAAACAAGGCAAAGGGGACATACCATTAGATATCTGA